One window of Paenibacillus albicereus genomic DNA carries:
- a CDS encoding MFS transporter, translated as MRKLILLGCLSYFVIGLAHVVAGALLEPVMANYDLSYGAAGQWITNQFLGFLLGVLAAPAITSRIGRRSGLVLALGFLTAAEAIYSMLPPWDVILVAAPVAGFGFGMTEAVVGALILDVFSRGKASVMGWLEVAFGAGALAMPALAALLIRDGIWMMSFPVLTALAGISMLLWMTLSFGSADEAVAYAPRAAAPADASPDARATAAAARESDDPVAAPGLDGPAAVPAAGGSLAAAESGASAAGRGWLGYGRGAWPLLAVGMAFFFLYVGLEMVFANYLPSIMTNGSGVGDAEASAVLSLFWATMVAGRLLIGFATRAAGYRVYLLGSVVSTLAALVLLASAGTLTWTLVLVALAGFCMAGIFAVALIYVNERLPGMTDRTTSLLVACGGLGGAIFPKLGGWLFDLYGWQRLLQLTAVMGAVLLVLLLVLLAMRGRRTAEA; from the coding sequence ATGCGTAAACTGATTCTGCTCGGTTGTCTATCCTATTTCGTCATCGGCCTGGCCCATGTGGTCGCCGGGGCGCTGCTGGAGCCGGTCATGGCCAACTATGACCTCAGCTACGGCGCGGCCGGCCAATGGATCACGAATCAATTCCTCGGCTTCCTCCTGGGCGTGCTCGCCGCTCCTGCGATCACGTCGCGGATCGGACGCAGGAGCGGCCTCGTGCTGGCGCTCGGGTTCCTGACGGCGGCGGAGGCGATCTACAGCATGCTGCCTCCATGGGACGTCATCCTCGTCGCCGCGCCGGTCGCCGGATTCGGCTTCGGCATGACCGAGGCGGTCGTCGGGGCGCTCATCCTGGACGTATTCTCCCGAGGCAAGGCTTCGGTCATGGGCTGGCTGGAGGTCGCCTTCGGCGCCGGCGCGCTCGCCATGCCGGCGCTGGCGGCGCTGCTCATCCGGGACGGCATCTGGATGATGAGCTTCCCGGTGCTGACCGCGCTCGCCGGCATCTCGATGCTACTCTGGATGACGCTGTCGTTCGGCTCGGCCGACGAGGCCGTCGCCTACGCGCCGCGCGCGGCAGCGCCCGCGGACGCTTCGCCGGACGCGCGGGCTACCGCTGCGGCCGCCCGCGAGTCGGACGATCCGGTCGCGGCGCCCGGGCTGGACGGGCCCGCGGCCGTACCGGCCGCAGGCGGGTCGCTGGCGGCTGCCGAGAGCGGAGCCTCCGCCGCCGGCCGCGGCTGGCTCGGCTACGGCCGCGGCGCGTGGCCGCTGCTCGCGGTCGGGATGGCCTTCTTCTTCCTCTATGTCGGGCTGGAGATGGTGTTCGCCAACTACCTGCCCTCCATCATGACGAACGGGTCGGGCGTCGGCGACGCGGAGGCTTCGGCCGTGCTCAGCCTGTTCTGGGCGACGATGGTCGCCGGACGGCTGCTGATCGGCTTCGCCACGCGCGCGGCGGGCTACCGCGTGTACCTGCTCGGCTCCGTCGTCTCGACGCTGGCGGCGCTCGTGCTGCTGGCAAGCGCGGGCACCCTCACCTGGACGCTCGTGCTCGTGGCGCTGGCAGGCTTCTGCATGGCCGGCATCTTCGCGGTCGCGCTCATCTACGTCAACGAGCGGCTGCCGGGCATGACCGACCGGACGACGAGCCTGCTCGTCGCCTGCGGCGGCCTGGGCGGCGCGATCTTCCCCAAGCTGGGCGGATGGCTGTTCGACCTGTACGGCTGGCAGCGGCTGCTGCAGCTGACGGCGGTCATGGGAGCCGTGCTGCTCGTGCTGCTGCTCGTGCTGCTGGCGATGCGCGGCCGCCGGACGGCAGAGGCGTAG
- a CDS encoding sulfurtransferase, translating to MMNQPNPIVSMNWLLARMYEPDLVIADCRFALGKPESGREAYEAAHVPGAVYLDLEQDLSAPVGEHGGRHPLPQPAALEAALRRAGIGPHSRVVAYDDQGGAMASRLWWLLRWLGHDAVYVMDQGFAAWQAAGYPVTDATRVVVPGAFQARVRPELLADVDDVRAASRAAEPAAWSAAGGSAAEAVKPRSLPLLDRLSAEASLVDGLDAAFGSVDEPDAADAPASGKPAPLLIDSREPRRYAGLEEPIDRAAGHIPGAVNRFWKGVLNDDGRWKSGDDLAAALDGIPQDRELIVYCGSGVTACPNVLALQAAGYGNVKLYAGSWSDWISYRENPIAAGDEEKPREQ from the coding sequence ATGATGAATCAACCGAATCCGATCGTATCGATGAACTGGCTGCTCGCCCGCATGTACGAGCCCGATCTCGTCATCGCGGACTGCCGGTTCGCGCTCGGCAAGCCCGAGTCCGGCCGCGAGGCCTATGAGGCGGCGCATGTTCCGGGCGCCGTCTACCTGGACCTGGAGCAGGATCTGTCCGCTCCGGTCGGCGAGCACGGCGGCCGTCATCCGCTTCCGCAGCCGGCTGCGCTGGAGGCGGCGCTGCGCCGCGCGGGCATCGGCCCGCACAGCCGCGTCGTCGCCTACGACGATCAGGGCGGCGCGATGGCGTCGCGCCTCTGGTGGCTGCTGCGCTGGCTCGGCCATGACGCGGTCTATGTGATGGACCAAGGCTTTGCCGCCTGGCAGGCGGCCGGTTATCCGGTCACGGACGCGACGCGCGTCGTCGTGCCGGGAGCGTTCCAGGCGCGCGTGCGGCCGGAGCTGCTGGCGGACGTGGACGACGTGCGCGCCGCCTCGCGGGCTGCGGAGCCGGCGGCATGGTCCGCCGCTGGCGGCTCGGCGGCAGAGGCCGTCAAGCCGCGCAGCCTGCCGCTGCTGGACCGGCTGAGCGCCGAAGCGTCGCTCGTCGACGGCCTCGATGCCGCCTTCGGCAGCGTCGACGAGCCGGACGCGGCCGATGCTCCGGCGTCCGGGAAGCCCGCGCCGCTGCTGATCGACTCGCGCGAGCCGCGCCGCTATGCGGGGCTCGAGGAGCCGATCGACCGCGCGGCCGGGCATATCCCTGGCGCGGTCAACCGCTTCTGGAAGGGCGTCTTGAACGACGACGGCCGCTGGAAGAGCGGCGACGACCTCGCCGCCGCGCTGGACGGCATCCCGCAGGACCGCGAGCTGATCGTCTACTGCGGCTCCGGCGTGACCGCCTGCCCGAACGTGCTCGCCCTGCAAGCCGCTGGGTACGGCAATGTGAAGCTGTACGCGGGAAGCTGGAGCGATTGGATTTCTTATCGCGAGAATCCGATTGCGGCGGGAGACGAGGAGAAGCCGAGAGAACAATAG
- a CDS encoding DoxX family protein, with product MGERRPQNARRLDRSRRIGRALGLILPQALTIAPLLTPIAAAGLAAIVLLGAFFHLARKEYREIGVNVIFFILTVVIAIGRF from the coding sequence GTGGGTGAAAGACGTCCCCAAAATGCTCGTCGTCTTGATCGGAGTCGCAGAATTGGCAGGGCGCTCGGACTCATTCTGCCACAAGCGTTGACTATCGCGCCTCTATTGACGCCCATTGCCGCAGCAGGACTTGCTGCGATTGTTCTTCTCGGCGCCTTCTTTCATCTTGCCCGCAAGGAATATCGAGAAATCGGCGTGAACGTGATCTTTTTTATCTTAACGGTAGTTATCGCAATCGGCCGCTTTTAA
- a CDS encoding DNA alkylation repair protein — MNLETVLQELEALGKERLKKMYLGNGAHEPLFGVATGEMKPLYRKIKRNQPLAEQLYATGNYDAMYFAGVIADPDAMSAADFERWIDEAYFYMLSDYVVAVTLSESDLAQEVSDAWIASGDELRMSAGWSCYCWLLGNRPDGAFSTEKLDGLLEQAKRTIHDAPKRARISMNNFVYTVGVSYVPLHERAVQIAQEIGPVELGGSGSKRKVLNASQQIQKELEKGRIGFKRKHVRC; from the coding sequence ATGAATCTGGAAACCGTCTTGCAGGAGCTGGAAGCTCTCGGCAAGGAACGCCTCAAGAAGATGTACCTAGGGAACGGCGCGCACGAGCCTCTGTTCGGCGTAGCTACGGGAGAGATGAAGCCGCTTTACCGAAAAATCAAGCGGAACCAGCCGCTCGCCGAGCAGCTCTATGCCACCGGCAATTATGACGCCATGTACTTCGCCGGCGTGATCGCCGATCCCGACGCCATGTCTGCCGCCGATTTCGAGCGCTGGATCGACGAGGCTTATTTTTACATGCTGTCGGATTACGTAGTCGCCGTCACGCTGTCCGAGTCGGATCTCGCGCAAGAGGTGTCCGATGCCTGGATCGCGAGCGGCGACGAGCTGCGCATGTCGGCCGGCTGGAGCTGCTATTGCTGGCTGCTCGGCAACCGTCCGGACGGTGCATTTTCAACCGAAAAGCTGGACGGTCTGCTGGAGCAGGCCAAACGAACCATCCACGACGCGCCTAAGCGGGCCCGGATTTCGATGAACAACTTCGTGTACACGGTCGGCGTGTCCTACGTGCCGCTCCATGAACGGGCGGTGCAGATCGCGCAGGAGATCGGCCCGGTGGAGCTCGGCGGAAGCGGCTCGAAGCGCAAGGTCCTGAATGCCTCCCAGCAGATTCAAAAAGAGCTGGAAAAAGGGCGGATCGGCTTCAAGCGGAAGCATGTGCGCTGCTGA
- a CDS encoding TetR/AcrR family transcriptional regulator: MQEPLEIEFSYNRKSKEWITLALLQLMESKAYSTITVTEIVRRSGVARQTFYRNYPDKDRILVEFLCHQFNRLEPRLAREAMSIEDLYRAIFQAWKQLIPPSLLANIRLADRKIRQIIFHSVTAVFEQQYSMYGLAADFVRSEFHHYASRSLSSVIHGLLVEWSLQDFKQSPENMGKLAHRLTESIHRYYLPAVL; the protein is encoded by the coding sequence ATGCAAGAGCCCCTGGAAATAGAATTTTCCTATAATAGGAAGTCAAAGGAATGGATTACGCTCGCGCTGCTCCAGCTGATGGAGAGCAAGGCCTATTCGACGATAACGGTAACGGAAATTGTCCGACGGTCAGGCGTGGCGCGTCAAACCTTCTACCGCAACTATCCGGACAAAGACCGCATCCTAGTTGAATTTTTATGCCATCAATTCAACCGTTTGGAGCCTAGGCTGGCCCGAGAGGCGATGAGCATCGAGGACTTGTACCGAGCCATCTTTCAAGCGTGGAAGCAGTTGATCCCTCCCTCCCTGCTTGCGAATATCCGCCTGGCCGACCGGAAGATCCGACAAATCATTTTCCATAGCGTGACTGCCGTCTTCGAGCAGCAATACTCGATGTACGGGCTGGCAGCCGATTTTGTCCGATCCGAGTTCCACCATTATGCCTCCCGCTCCCTTTCCTCCGTCATTCATGGCTTGCTGGTGGAGTGGAGCCTGCAGGACTTCAAGCAGTCGCCGGAGAACATGGGCAAGCTCGCCCATCGTCTAACCGAGTCCATCCATCGGTACTATTTGCCGGCGGTTCTGTAA
- a CDS encoding ABC transporter substrate-binding protein: MGETQLEGTPTKVVVLTTQGTETLLELGVKPVGAVQSWIGDPWYAHIQDRMDGIEIVGDETQPNLELIASLQPDLILGTKVRQEKIYDQLSAIAPTVFTENLGDSMVENFQLFARALNKEAEGRQVLAEFDKLIADTAAALGDKTKLEVSLARFQAGQARVYYKENFAGVVLDKLGFARPEAQDKEEFAEEIPKEQIRVLDGDVLFYFASDRSGETAASDTAKEWLADPIAQNMNVNQNKQVYQVDESIWNSAGGMIAAKLLVADIAKYFETID, translated from the coding sequence ATGGGAGAGACGCAGCTGGAAGGAACGCCGACGAAGGTCGTCGTGCTGACGACGCAAGGCACGGAAACCTTGCTTGAGCTTGGAGTCAAGCCGGTGGGAGCGGTTCAATCATGGATCGGCGACCCATGGTACGCGCATATCCAGGACCGTATGGACGGCATCGAGATCGTAGGCGACGAGACGCAGCCCAACCTGGAGCTGATCGCGAGCCTGCAGCCCGATCTGATCCTGGGCACGAAGGTCCGGCAAGAGAAGATCTACGACCAGCTGAGCGCGATCGCGCCGACCGTGTTCACGGAGAACCTCGGCGACAGCATGGTGGAGAATTTCCAGCTGTTTGCTCGCGCGCTGAATAAAGAGGCGGAAGGCCGGCAGGTGCTGGCCGAGTTCGATAAGCTGATCGCAGATACGGCGGCCGCGCTGGGCGACAAGACAAAGCTGGAAGTATCGCTCGCTCGATTCCAGGCCGGTCAAGCGAGAGTGTATTACAAAGAAAACTTCGCCGGCGTCGTGCTGGACAAGCTCGGCTTCGCAAGGCCGGAAGCGCAGGACAAAGAGGAGTTCGCCGAAGAGATCCCGAAGGAGCAGATCCGCGTGCTGGACGGCGATGTCTTGTTCTACTTCGCATCCGACCGCAGCGGCGAGACGGCTGCTTCCGATACAGCCAAAGAATGGCTGGCCGATCCCATCGCCCAGAATATGAACGTCAATCAAAACAAGCAGGTTTACCAGGTCGATGAGTCCATCTGGAATTCGGCCGGCGGCATGATCGCCGCGAAGCTGCTGGTCGCAGATATCGCGAAGTATTTTGAAACGATCGACTGA
- a CDS encoding FecCD family ABC transporter permease, whose product MNSLLSSDKRKGLGLLAAVVLLAASGAASLLFGLQRFEMAAVVQAYTSFTGSDEQLIIRTSRVPRALTAAVIGCSLALAGALLQAMTRNPLASPSLLGVNAGASLAIVAMLYGFGDRFVFSELMWFGFMGAGMAASIIVLAAALGRGGMTPLKLILMGSALASFAASLTSLFMLLSQETLEGAMFWLTGSVSNSKLEHTVEILPYFAAAWVIALSLSRSLNVMAMGEEVAAGLGHRIGWSRMAVFLAVVLLAGGSVALAGPIAFIGIMIPHLSRWIVGNDHRWVLPYCAVLGAAFLLLADLLSRFILEAKEVPVGVTTALLGIPFVVVLARRKAIVR is encoded by the coding sequence ATGAATTCCCTTTTGTCGAGCGACAAGAGAAAAGGTCTGGGGCTGCTGGCCGCGGTGGTCCTGCTGGCCGCCTCCGGCGCGGCAAGCCTCTTGTTCGGACTCCAGCGGTTTGAGATGGCCGCCGTCGTACAAGCCTATACATCCTTTACAGGCAGCGACGAGCAGCTGATTATTCGGACGTCGCGCGTGCCGAGAGCCTTGACGGCTGCCGTCATCGGGTGCAGCTTGGCGCTCGCCGGCGCCCTGCTTCAGGCCATGACGAGGAATCCGCTGGCCTCCCCTTCTTTATTAGGCGTCAATGCCGGCGCTTCCTTGGCGATCGTGGCCATGCTGTATGGATTCGGCGATCGATTCGTGTTTTCGGAGCTGATGTGGTTCGGCTTCATGGGGGCAGGCATGGCCGCCAGCATCATCGTTCTAGCTGCCGCGCTCGGCAGAGGCGGCATGACGCCGCTGAAGCTGATCCTCATGGGATCGGCTTTGGCGTCTTTTGCTGCGTCGCTGACCTCCTTGTTCATGCTGCTCAGCCAGGAGACGCTGGAAGGCGCCATGTTCTGGCTGACAGGCTCGGTCTCCAACAGCAAGCTGGAGCATACGGTGGAGATTCTGCCTTATTTTGCCGCGGCTTGGGTCATCGCCCTGTCCTTGTCTCGATCCCTCAACGTGATGGCGATGGGGGAGGAGGTGGCTGCCGGGCTTGGGCACCGGATAGGCTGGAGCCGAATGGCCGTATTCCTGGCGGTCGTCCTGTTGGCGGGGGGCAGCGTCGCTCTTGCAGGCCCGATCGCCTTCATCGGCATCATGATTCCGCATCTTTCCCGCTGGATCGTCGGCAACGACCATCGCTGGGTTCTTCCCTATTGCGCCGTGCTGGGCGCGGCCTTCCTGCTGCTGGCTGATCTGCTGTCCCGATTCATCCTGGAGGCGAAGGAAGTTCCCGTAGGCGTAACGACGGCGCTGTTGGGCATCCCTTTCGTCGTCGTGCTTGCAAGGAGGAAAGCCATTGTCCGGTAA
- a CDS encoding FecCD family ABC transporter permease encodes MSGNREAMATMKVALLAVLLLAAVILSIGTGSVHVPLWEVGKTLIGKGTAQHELILLQLRLPRAAASLLVGAAMAVSGALLQALVRNPLASPDLLGTTSGAAAAAIAFIAATNGEASIAWLPLAALAGGCAASALTYLLAWKKGSSPLRMVMIGVSVSSAMGALSIYFTLAGPLYLVSQALGWMAGTVYGTSWKHVAYLAPWVLVGTLVAMAQARSLNVLELGDPLATGVGVKVERKRFLFIAWSVALASSAVGIAGGISFVGLMAPHMARTLVGSNNRFVLPASAILGAFLVLLADLAGRTLFMPLDIPAGLFTALLGAPFFMYLLLKSKA; translated from the coding sequence TTGTCCGGTAACCGTGAGGCCATGGCGACGATGAAGGTCGCCCTGCTCGCTGTCCTGCTGCTGGCTGCCGTCATCCTGAGCATCGGCACAGGCAGCGTGCACGTCCCCTTGTGGGAGGTAGGCAAGACGCTGATCGGAAAGGGAACCGCCCAGCACGAGCTGATCCTGCTGCAGCTTCGCCTGCCGCGCGCGGCCGCCTCTCTGCTGGTAGGCGCAGCGATGGCTGTCTCGGGGGCGCTGCTGCAGGCTTTGGTCCGGAATCCGCTCGCCTCGCCGGATCTGCTGGGGACGACATCGGGAGCCGCGGCGGCAGCGATTGCTTTCATCGCAGCGACGAACGGGGAAGCAAGCATCGCGTGGCTGCCGCTCGCAGCGTTGGCGGGCGGTTGCGCAGCATCCGCTTTGACGTATCTGCTCGCCTGGAAAAAAGGCAGCTCGCCGCTCCGCATGGTGATGATCGGCGTATCGGTGTCCTCGGCTATGGGAGCGCTGAGCATCTATTTCACCTTGGCGGGTCCGCTGTATCTCGTCTCGCAAGCTTTGGGCTGGATGGCGGGAACGGTGTACGGAACGTCCTGGAAGCATGTCGCTTATCTGGCCCCGTGGGTGCTCGTCGGCACGCTTGTGGCGATGGCCCAAGCGAGGAGCCTGAACGTGCTGGAGCTGGGCGACCCGCTTGCGACTGGCGTAGGCGTGAAAGTGGAAAGGAAGCGGTTCCTGTTCATCGCATGGAGCGTAGCGCTGGCCAGCTCTGCGGTAGGCATCGCGGGCGGAATCAGCTTCGTGGGCTTGATGGCGCCGCATATGGCCCGCACCCTGGTCGGATCGAACAACCGGTTCGTCCTTCCAGCCTCCGCGATTCTCGGGGCTTTCCTCGTTTTGCTGGCGGACTTGGCCGGGAGGACGCTATTCATGCCTCTGGATATTCCGGCGGGCTTGTTCACCGCTTTGCTGGGCGCCCCCTTCTTCATGTACCTGCTGCTCAAGAGCAAGGCATGA
- a CDS encoding serine hydrolase domain-containing protein: MDSQLDSLFEQYAEDRHFSGAALIKGSGGIRFERAYGYAHRGFKVPNAMKTKFDTASVTKLFTAVSVLQLVDRGALSLDDRIVDRVDLTGTCIPGDVTLAHLLTHTSGIADDADEELGESYEALFVHKPNYSIRNCVDFIPQFAYKEPKFKAGTDVSYNNCAYVLLGLAIEQAAGRSYRDYVGHHVFRACGMDDTSFAAKDDGDAAIAEGYEASYDEYGQVRWRKNVYSFPPIGTSDGGAYTTVGDLDLFMRAVAGGKLLSCEMTAAIMKPQTSIAREFGKGTVVNGYGFHFVYDGEGKLVRMYKDGVNAGVAAMLAYTPDSETTSIILGNQTCDIWELHRKAEQLLSVRT; this comes from the coding sequence TTGGACAGCCAGCTGGACTCTTTATTCGAGCAGTACGCCGAAGACCGCCACTTCTCCGGAGCCGCTCTCATCAAAGGAAGCGGAGGCATCCGGTTTGAACGAGCGTATGGCTACGCGCACCGCGGATTCAAAGTTCCGAACGCGATGAAGACGAAGTTCGATACCGCATCCGTCACGAAGCTGTTCACGGCTGTCAGTGTGTTGCAGCTGGTCGATCGGGGGGCGCTGAGCCTCGACGACCGCATCGTGGATCGAGTGGACTTGACCGGCACCTGCATCCCGGGGGACGTCACGCTCGCCCATCTGCTTACGCATACTTCCGGCATCGCCGATGACGCGGACGAGGAGCTGGGGGAGAGCTATGAAGCGCTGTTCGTCCACAAGCCCAACTACTCGATTCGGAATTGCGTCGATTTCATCCCGCAGTTCGCCTACAAGGAGCCTAAGTTCAAGGCGGGAACGGACGTCAGCTACAACAATTGCGCGTACGTGCTGCTCGGGCTCGCCATCGAGCAGGCTGCGGGCAGGAGCTACCGCGATTATGTCGGACATCATGTGTTCCGCGCCTGCGGCATGGACGATACGTCATTCGCGGCCAAGGATGACGGCGACGCCGCCATTGCGGAAGGATACGAGGCCAGCTATGACGAATACGGACAGGTCAGATGGAGAAAGAACGTCTATTCCTTTCCGCCGATCGGCACTTCGGATGGAGGGGCCTATACGACAGTCGGCGACTTGGATTTGTTCATGCGTGCCGTTGCGGGCGGCAAGCTCCTTTCCTGCGAGATGACGGCCGCGATCATGAAGCCGCAGACGAGCATCGCGCGGGAGTTCGGGAAGGGTACGGTCGTCAACGGGTACGGCTTCCATTTCGTCTACGATGGGGAAGGAAAGCTCGTACGGATGTACAAGGACGGGGTGAACGCGGGCGTAGCCGCCATGCTGGCCTATACTCCGGATTCCGAGACGACGAGCATCATCCTCGGCAACCAGACCTGCGACATCTGGGAGCTGCATCGAAAAGCGGAGCAGCTGCTGTCCGTCAGGACATGA
- a CDS encoding elongation factor G — MRMTIGLFAHVDAGKTTFAEQLLYHAGSIRSRGRVDHKDAYLDSHEIERARGITVFADQAQLSYKDSAYDLIDTPGHVDFSPEMERAILAMDYAIVIVSAAEGVQGHTETVWQLLRKHRVPTFFFINKTDRVGADAEAALDEIRLQLTPDAVPVMDSFAHGIVGEPLRERMAERDEALLEAYLAGRDDPAYWLEALRGLVREGRLFPCASGSALQDIGVAEFLELLHGLTTAAYDKEAPFAGRVTKIRHDPSGVRLTFIKMLAGTLRIRDELTYESGGKRQEEKVTRLLAFNGSRSHALEQAEAGELIAVTGLSAVEAGQGLGACRDKPAYEMAPTLQTKVAFPETLHVKDVLSAFRMLHAEDPSLNVVWEESLQEIHVHVMGLIQLEVLGHVARERFGLDVSFGPPEILYKETIRSAVTGYGHFEPLRHYAEVHLRLEPGERGSGIAFESACHPNEFSIGHQNLVKTHLYEREHRGLLTGMPVTDLRITLLRGAAHKEHTHGGDFREAAFRALRQGLEKAENVLLEPFYTFKIKVGLDELGRVLSDIQRASGQFDPPQTTDAHAVVTGRAPVATFLNYAAELASFTHGRGAIRCVFGGYDECLNAPEVIERKGYRKDADPLYTSSSIFCAKGSGYAVPWDEAEAKMHLL; from the coding sequence ATGCGGATGACGATCGGTCTGTTCGCCCATGTGGACGCGGGCAAGACGACGTTCGCGGAGCAGCTGCTCTATCATGCGGGCAGCATCCGGTCGCGGGGGCGGGTCGACCATAAGGACGCCTATCTGGACAGCCACGAGATCGAGCGGGCGCGGGGCATCACGGTGTTTGCCGATCAAGCGCAGCTGTCGTACAAGGACTCGGCCTATGATCTGATCGACACGCCCGGGCACGTCGACTTCTCGCCGGAGATGGAGCGGGCGATCCTGGCGATGGACTACGCGATCGTCATCGTCAGCGCGGCGGAGGGAGTCCAGGGACATACGGAGACGGTGTGGCAGCTTCTGCGCAAGCACCGGGTTCCGACGTTCTTTTTCATCAACAAGACGGATCGCGTCGGCGCCGACGCGGAGGCGGCGCTGGACGAGATCCGCCTGCAGCTGACGCCGGACGCAGTACCGGTCATGGACAGCTTCGCGCACGGCATCGTCGGAGAGCCGCTGCGGGAGCGGATGGCCGAGCGGGACGAGGCGCTGCTGGAGGCGTACCTGGCAGGCCGGGACGACCCGGCCTACTGGCTGGAGGCTCTGCGCGGACTCGTCCGCGAAGGAAGGCTGTTCCCGTGCGCAAGCGGGTCCGCGCTCCAGGATATCGGCGTAGCCGAGTTTCTGGAGCTGCTGCACGGCCTGACGACCGCTGCCTATGACAAGGAGGCGCCGTTCGCCGGACGCGTGACCAAGATCCGTCATGATCCAAGCGGCGTGCGGCTGACCTTCATCAAGATGCTGGCCGGCACGCTTCGGATCCGGGACGAGCTGACCTACGAGAGCGGCGGCAAGCGGCAGGAGGAGAAGGTGACGCGCCTGCTGGCGTTCAACGGGAGCCGGTCGCATGCGCTCGAGCAGGCGGAGGCGGGCGAGCTGATCGCCGTGACCGGACTGTCCGCCGTCGAGGCCGGCCAAGGCCTCGGCGCATGCAGGGACAAGCCGGCCTACGAGATGGCGCCGACGCTGCAGACGAAGGTCGCGTTCCCGGAGACGCTTCACGTCAAGGACGTGCTGAGCGCGTTTCGGATGCTGCATGCGGAGGACCCGTCCCTGAACGTCGTCTGGGAGGAGAGCCTGCAGGAGATTCATGTGCATGTCATGGGCCTCATCCAGCTGGAGGTGCTGGGGCATGTGGCGCGGGAGCGGTTCGGGCTGGACGTCTCCTTCGGCCCGCCGGAGATTCTGTACAAGGAGACGATCCGCTCCGCTGTCACCGGGTACGGCCACTTCGAGCCGCTGCGACACTATGCGGAGGTGCATCTGCGGCTGGAGCCGGGGGAGCGGGGCAGCGGGATCGCGTTCGAGAGCGCCTGCCATCCGAACGAGTTCAGCATCGGCCACCAGAATCTTGTGAAGACCCATCTCTACGAGCGGGAGCATCGCGGCCTGCTGACCGGCATGCCGGTCACCGACCTCCGGATCACGCTGCTGCGGGGCGCCGCGCACAAGGAGCACACGCATGGGGGCGACTTCCGAGAGGCGGCCTTCCGCGCGCTCAGGCAGGGGCTGGAGAAGGCCGAGAACGTGCTGCTGGAGCCTTTTTATACCTTCAAGATCAAGGTCGGTCTCGACGAGCTGGGACGGGTGCTGTCCGACATCCAGCGCGCCAGCGGGCAGTTCGATCCGCCGCAGACGACGGACGCGCATGCGGTCGTCACGGGCCGGGCGCCGGTGGCGACGTTTCTGAACTATGCGGCGGAGCTGGCCTCGTTCACGCATGGGCGGGGCGCCATCCGCTGCGTATTCGGAGGGTACGACGAGTGCCTCAATGCGCCGGAGGTGATCGAGCGCAAGGGCTACCGCAAGGACGCCGATCCGCTGTATACGTCCTCATCGATCTTCTGCGCCAAGGGCAGCGGCTACGCCGTGCCTTGGGACGAGGCGGAGGCGAAGATGCATCTGCTGTAG
- the catA gene encoding type A chloramphenicol O-acetyltransferase, translated as MNFNVIDREKWSREPYFQHYMNRVRCTYSMTADIDITQLQKELKHRGIKLYPALIYMIATAVNRHREFRTCFDAEGRLGVWDVMSPSFTIFHEESATFSSLWTPYSEDFIAFYDGYLQRTVLYKNVELLFPDPDEPPNTFPISSIPWVSFTGFNLNIYADGTYLQPIFTMGKYDRREERLLLPLSAQLHHAVCDGYHAGLLFHELQELAAGCKSWLTGK; from the coding sequence TTGAATTTCAACGTCATTGATAGGGAAAAGTGGAGCCGAGAGCCTTATTTTCAGCACTATATGAACCGCGTCCGATGCACCTACAGCATGACGGCCGATATAGATATCACCCAGCTGCAAAAAGAGCTGAAGCACAGGGGAATCAAGCTATATCCGGCGCTGATCTACATGATCGCGACGGCGGTGAACCGCCATCGCGAATTCCGAACTTGCTTTGATGCGGAGGGAAGGCTGGGGGTTTGGGATGTCATGTCCCCCAGCTTCACCATTTTTCACGAAGAGAGTGCGACTTTCTCAAGCCTGTGGACGCCCTACAGCGAGGACTTCATCGCATTCTACGACGGATACCTTCAACGCACCGTTCTATACAAGAATGTAGAGCTGTTGTTTCCAGATCCGGACGAGCCGCCGAACACCTTTCCCATTTCCAGTATTCCTTGGGTCAGCTTTACCGGGTTCAACCTGAATATCTACGCCGATGGAACGTATTTGCAGCCTATATTTACGATGGGTAAATACGATCGGCGAGAGGAAAGGCTCCTGCTGCCGTTATCGGCGCAGCTTCATCACGCGGTATGCGACGGTTATCATGCCGGCCTGCTGTTCCATGAGCTTCAAGAATTGGCAGCAGGCTGCAAGAGCTGGTTGACTGGAAAGTAA